The Sedimentisphaera salicampi genome includes a region encoding these proteins:
- a CDS encoding right-handed parallel beta-helix repeat-containing protein: protein MLLRFLINQRFVFLLLCIISFQALAQSAFQPYNTGGDNIIHVTAADFDDVGVKDYVVCMSVHGKIKAYDRPALHPQGGSPLLWEYSTPVSFNIMIKAAQANTQSPGEEILIPGTDGKLRILSSEGSLLSEWSVGSGAMYCADTGQTSSGQTVIITGGVDGNVYFLDESGNQLASKTPENKGVVRRVVTGDYDGSGGEEAAVFYAKRGFAGNRYIEIYDLDTFARPSYSQLTAPLYDDVGPTVAWGYVGMGWTDKQIPWAYDMDGDGDEEIAAHWGVLHPESGSEETRLTGFANDGELLYLDQDYGNAFEQTPTGRYLLQQGIPGDFKDGAEYPDTELFTVYGDDLYLVNYDTSKSPETNRCKVSDYTNAHPLYHFTDAARLEDRSGGLDKIVLAGPITGDDHFYVVDLSGDDWKQQSQTIDGRGVLGEVDSNLDQLSSSLDNFAGQQAHSGRPIWFIHYFESWLGWEMTPENIQAHGQQVEDAMLPWKNMLGGDPQRVVFAASHNPKVIGPNGGDPDVTPEGMVAYCEELASRGVHFCLKIGHGANLYMSAENLADCYEASVVDGECYMMARTKELHTTNYIDAYKPHMDAVLQRAQQIGEEPAKIMLCGKGAIFSAMTPSQASTYFPAYKDILMPGVENSNVNAVDLSFSERVGLWMSGQVESWGCNLAGDWLASNRIAEWGGMRNGHIVLRHLLSQLAMGAEVFRFNSVTASENPIYKRGIDPNTHWWSDTYRQGMWNFLKIVESGVFPSIPSRQQIKGISPVAAAAPEPDYAHLRKEDVNHDWNNYSPDSTAYVINNLECWNAYKDVPEYDLTSIFFNTKRRWDNFFPTSASGFPLFVPYKTKQQLEAMPWCRKAYQTDGVSWDDYDRLMLAETEISSELQAQRTNMPFYVENECFWQVIESESSPDLYYAMLMDSAALSPEERDVKLKLGSETGAWAVYDQLGSQQQPLGELRRSSDEVPITVPAGSARLLTIQADQSGGADIYEDGFVDHTDLMMMVYQWLGAPMRPSADIAPESGDDFVNLLDFSALAESWLILQPGTEYYLDSENGDDSNSGLTPQSAWKTLSKASSQSYEMGDSILLKSGQTFEGSLQITSSGTEKAPIVISSWSDGDKPVIDSAGFFAGIEITDSSFVEVSGIEITSDGQEAIDPRAETQRYGVYAFASGSQVQEGIKLSDLYIHDIFAEVAVSSGGRNPTSNMGKGIEVLAQGWGDPYFDGITIENCRIETTGHYALGVHTRQTSDQSRYTRNVEILNNSLADIGGPGIQPGRCRDVLVRGNTVDASGAYVDPRMHGRGSGIWPWSCHNVLIEKNSFMHARGKADSCGAHIDFNCSDVVVQYNFSMDNEGGFIEILGNNYNCAYRYNVSVNDGFRVKGQNGAVQEGKTIFAGGYVGSGNAKTGPFNTYIYNNTIYTKGDGRSCFRIEKTTDGLLIANNIFCMYGDTSHDSGDSGQVSNVIFENNMYIYQDIWPSTMPIQDSAPIYGWPVFTNLGGTDPLDYIPTNTSEVQDAGIEIPKLPQDSVGLEIGLEVQEDFRGNPIVGLPDLGAFEIGQ from the coding sequence ATGCTCTTGCGTTTTTTAATAAATCAGCGGTTTGTTTTTCTATTGTTGTGCATAATTAGTTTTCAGGCTTTGGCGCAGTCCGCCTTCCAGCCTTACAATACAGGCGGCGATAACATAATCCACGTTACCGCCGCAGACTTCGATGATGTTGGAGTGAAGGATTACGTTGTATGTATGTCCGTTCACGGGAAGATCAAGGCCTACGACCGCCCCGCACTTCACCCGCAGGGCGGCAGCCCGCTTCTCTGGGAGTATTCAACGCCCGTGAGCTTTAACATTATGATAAAGGCAGCGCAGGCAAACACGCAGAGCCCGGGCGAGGAGATACTCATCCCCGGAACCGACGGCAAGCTCAGAATACTCTCAAGCGAAGGCAGCCTTCTGAGCGAATGGTCTGTGGGTTCTGGGGCTATGTACTGCGCAGATACAGGGCAGACAAGCTCCGGGCAAACCGTTATTATCACAGGCGGGGTTGACGGGAACGTGTATTTCCTTGATGAGAGCGGAAATCAGCTTGCATCTAAAACGCCCGAGAATAAAGGCGTTGTAAGGCGTGTGGTAACTGGTGATTACGACGGCTCAGGAGGTGAGGAGGCTGCGGTTTTCTATGCTAAGAGAGGCTTTGCAGGAAACCGTTATATCGAAATTTACGATCTCGACACGTTTGCCCGCCCCTCATACTCACAGCTCACAGCCCCGCTCTACGATGATGTAGGCCCTACGGTTGCCTGGGGCTATGTTGGAATGGGCTGGACAGACAAACAAATCCCCTGGGCTTATGATATGGACGGCGACGGAGATGAGGAAATCGCTGCGCACTGGGGCGTGCTGCATCCCGAATCCGGCTCTGAGGAGACAAGACTCACTGGATTTGCTAATGACGGCGAGCTTCTCTATCTCGACCAAGACTATGGAAATGCCTTTGAGCAAACACCCACAGGCAGATACCTCCTCCAGCAGGGTATTCCGGGGGATTTCAAAGATGGAGCTGAGTACCCCGATACCGAGCTTTTCACCGTTTACGGCGATGATCTGTATCTCGTGAATTACGACACCTCTAAAAGTCCAGAAACAAACAGATGCAAAGTGTCAGATTATACAAACGCCCACCCCCTTTACCACTTCACAGATGCCGCAAGGCTTGAGGACCGCAGCGGCGGGCTCGATAAAATCGTGCTTGCAGGCCCGATCACGGGAGACGACCATTTCTATGTTGTGGATTTATCAGGCGACGACTGGAAGCAGCAGTCGCAGACAATAGACGGAAGAGGCGTTCTGGGCGAGGTTGATTCAAATTTAGACCAGCTCTCCAGCAGCCTCGATAATTTCGCCGGCCAGCAGGCTCATTCAGGCAGGCCGATTTGGTTCATTCACTACTTCGAAAGCTGGCTCGGCTGGGAGATGACTCCCGAAAACATCCAAGCCCACGGCCAGCAGGTTGAAGATGCGATGCTGCCTTGGAAAAATATGCTCGGCGGAGATCCGCAGAGGGTTGTTTTTGCCGCAAGCCATAATCCAAAGGTTATCGGGCCAAACGGCGGCGATCCGGATGTAACGCCCGAAGGTATGGTGGCCTACTGCGAAGAGCTGGCATCCAGAGGGGTCCATTTCTGCCTGAAAATCGGTCACGGCGCAAATCTCTATATGTCTGCAGAAAACCTCGCAGACTGCTACGAGGCTTCTGTGGTGGACGGCGAATGTTATATGATGGCCAGAACAAAAGAGCTTCATACAACCAACTATATCGACGCATATAAGCCGCATATGGATGCTGTGCTTCAAAGGGCTCAGCAGATCGGCGAAGAGCCTGCAAAAATAATGCTCTGCGGAAAAGGGGCAATCTTCTCGGCTATGACGCCCTCTCAGGCCTCCACTTATTTCCCCGCTTACAAAGACATCCTGATGCCGGGCGTGGAAAATTCCAACGTCAATGCTGTAGATCTAAGCTTCTCCGAACGCGTAGGCTTATGGATGTCCGGGCAGGTTGAATCGTGGGGCTGCAATCTCGCTGGAGACTGGCTCGCCTCAAACAGAATAGCAGAATGGGGCGGCATGCGGAACGGCCATATCGTTCTGCGTCATCTGCTCTCTCAGCTTGCCATGGGTGCTGAGGTGTTTCGCTTTAATTCAGTTACGGCGTCGGAAAATCCGATTTACAAAAGAGGCATAGACCCAAATACGCACTGGTGGAGCGATACATACAGGCAGGGGATGTGGAACTTTCTTAAGATAGTGGAATCAGGGGTGTTCCCCTCAATTCCCTCAAGGCAGCAGATAAAGGGCATCTCGCCTGTGGCTGCTGCTGCCCCCGAGCCCGATTATGCTCACCTGAGAAAGGAGGATGTAAACCACGATTGGAATAATTACTCGCCTGACAGCACGGCATACGTTATCAACAACCTTGAATGCTGGAACGCATATAAAGACGTGCCCGAATACGACCTTACCTCAATCTTCTTCAATACAAAACGAAGATGGGATAATTTCTTCCCCACATCCGCATCCGGCTTCCCGCTTTTCGTGCCTTACAAAACTAAGCAGCAGCTTGAGGCAATGCCGTGGTGCAGGAAGGCATACCAGACAGACGGCGTGAGCTGGGATGATTACGACAGGCTTATGCTTGCTGAAACCGAGATAAGCTCCGAGCTTCAGGCTCAGCGAACCAATATGCCCTTTTATGTGGAAAATGAATGCTTCTGGCAGGTGATTGAGAGTGAGAGCTCTCCGGATCTCTATTATGCGATGCTTATGGATTCTGCAGCCTTGAGCCCTGAAGAGCGAGATGTTAAGCTGAAGCTCGGCAGCGAAACCGGAGCTTGGGCAGTTTACGATCAGCTCGGCTCCCAGCAGCAGCCTCTCGGCGAGCTCAGACGCAGCTCTGATGAAGTACCGATTACTGTGCCCGCAGGCAGCGCAAGGCTTCTGACTATTCAAGCCGATCAGAGCGGCGGAGCTGATATCTACGAAGACGGCTTCGTTGACCATACCGATCTGATGATGATGGTTTATCAGTGGCTCGGGGCTCCAATGAGGCCTTCTGCTGATATAGCTCCGGAAAGCGGAGACGATTTTGTGAACCTGCTGGATTTTTCAGCTCTCGCTGAAAGCTGGCTTATCCTCCAGCCCGGCACAGAATACTACTTGGACAGCGAAAACGGAGACGACTCAAACTCCGGCCTTACTCCGCAGTCCGCTTGGAAAACACTTTCCAAGGCGAGCTCTCAAAGCTATGAGATGGGCGATTCGATCCTGCTTAAATCGGGGCAGACATTCGAAGGCTCTCTGCAGATAACCTCCAGCGGCACCGAAAAAGCTCCTATTGTAATCAGCTCTTGGTCTGATGGCGATAAGCCTGTAATTGATTCAGCAGGCTTCTTTGCCGGCATAGAAATAACTGATTCGAGCTTCGTTGAGGTGAGCGGGATTGAAATCACCTCCGACGGCCAGGAGGCTATAGACCCCCGCGCAGAAACGCAGCGCTACGGCGTTTACGCCTTCGCTTCAGGTTCGCAGGTGCAGGAGGGAATAAAGCTCTCTGATCTGTATATCCACGATATATTCGCAGAAGTTGCGGTGAGCTCGGGAGGCAGGAACCCAACATCGAATATGGGCAAAGGAATAGAAGTGTTGGCTCAGGGCTGGGGCGATCCGTATTTCGACGGAATAACAATAGAAAACTGCCGCATCGAGACCACCGGCCATTACGCTCTGGGCGTGCATACGCGACAAACCAGCGACCAAAGCCGCTATACAAGGAATGTAGAGATATTGAACAATTCGCTCGCTGATATAGGCGGCCCGGGCATCCAGCCGGGAAGGTGCAGAGATGTGCTCGTGCGCGGGAACACCGTTGATGCAAGCGGGGCGTACGTTGACCCGAGAATGCACGGCAGGGGCAGCGGGATATGGCCTTGGAGCTGCCATAATGTGCTTATAGAGAAAAACAGCTTTATGCACGCAAGAGGCAAGGCCGATTCCTGCGGCGCACATATAGACTTCAACTGCTCAGATGTTGTAGTTCAGTATAACTTCAGCATGGACAACGAAGGCGGATTCATCGAGATCCTCGGCAACAACTACAACTGCGCATACCGCTACAACGTTAGCGTTAATGACGGCTTCAGGGTAAAGGGGCAAAACGGGGCTGTACAGGAAGGGAAAACCATATTTGCAGGAGGTTATGTCGGTTCAGGGAATGCAAAGACAGGCCCTTTCAATACTTACATCTATAACAATACGATATACACTAAGGGTGATGGGAGATCCTGTTTCAGGATTGAAAAAACAACAGACGGGCTTCTTATCGCAAACAACATCTTCTGTATGTATGGGGATACATCTCATGATTCTGGGGATTCAGGGCAGGTGAGCAATGTGATTTTTGAAAATAATATGTACATCTATCAGGATATCTGGCCTTCAACTATGCCCATTCAAGATTCGGCTCCTATCTACGGCTGGCCTGTATTCACTAATCTCGGCGGAACTGACCCGCTTGACTATATCCCAACCAACACATCTGAAGTGCAGGATGCGGGTATCGAAATTCCCAAACTCCCCCAAGACAGCGTGGGGCTGGAAATCGGCCTTGAGGTTCAGGAAGATTTCAGAGGAAATCCGATTGTCGGCCTGCCCGATTTGGGGGCATTTGAAATTGGTCAGTAA
- a CDS encoding glycoside hydrolase family 2 TIM barrel-domain containing protein gives MPKTSIYAALCLIFALFCSNTLADYPARHNFNSDWRFHLGDGDFKSPQYDSSSWRKLSLPHDWSAEGEFSKDNTGRNACLPAGIGWYIKKFSIPAEHEGRRVELQFDGIYRHSELWINGRSLGMQYDGYTTFYHDITDYVKFGQENTVAVRVDNSDQPNCRWYSGSGIYRNAWLTFRNPLHITNWGTYITTPQVSSENASVKIETTVKNDGEKQDFTLKTEIYSPDGEKIKEVSTEKTARFKQKLKINQQLEIDSPELWSTTAPHLYKAVSIVSAGGNTQSTRETRFGIRRLRFDAEEGFFLNGENMDFKGVCLHHEAGTLGAAVPKGVWQRRLENLRQIGCNAIRTAHNPPSPEFLDICDELGFLVMDEFVDKWENEKFADEHFRDEWRDNYLSTIKRDRNHPCVVIWSVGNENLPAGSKEQNGYLKMLGGFVRYHDPTRPVVSGMRRGGDYNVEKKVQNILKSCEYMDLIALNYGEQWADELAETNPDKPFVSTESYTYFNSSDKRRYAKIESAPWLDAARSDFNTGVFLWTGIDYLGESGWPKIGSSAGLFDIAGFRKTKSYLYEAFWSDNKSVYAAVYQQDPDDFSKIGQWGWPNLTESWNFEGKEKVDLAVYSNCEKTAIYVNDKKIEEKKLADFPNGIIKFRGVPYEKGVLRAEGIENGKEVCSYELKTTGEPAEIRLTAEDTPREDGICHIKAEVLDSQGRLVKNAGNEIEFSATGGGEVLSLSNGDLKCLRSFTETESWPAYKGRCLCIVRMEGGEPLKLKARSEGLKPGEIQVSSASSGEKD, from the coding sequence ATGCCCAAAACTTCTATTTATGCGGCTCTGTGCCTTATTTTTGCGTTATTTTGCTCTAACACTCTCGCAGATTATCCCGCAAGGCACAATTTCAACAGCGACTGGCGTTTCCACCTCGGAGACGGCGATTTCAAATCCCCGCAGTACGACTCCAGCTCATGGCGTAAGCTAAGCCTCCCTCACGACTGGAGCGCAGAAGGGGAGTTCAGCAAAGATAACACTGGCCGAAATGCCTGCCTTCCGGCTGGTATAGGCTGGTATATCAAGAAATTCTCAATCCCCGCTGAACACGAAGGCAGGCGGGTTGAGCTCCAGTTTGATGGTATTTACCGCCACAGCGAGCTTTGGATTAACGGCCGCTCGCTCGGAATGCAGTACGACGGATACACAACCTTCTACCACGATATCACAGATTACGTAAAATTTGGTCAAGAGAATACTGTAGCCGTGCGCGTGGACAATTCCGACCAGCCGAACTGCCGCTGGTATTCCGGCTCCGGGATTTACCGCAATGCGTGGCTTACCTTCAGAAACCCCCTTCACATAACTAACTGGGGCACGTATATAACCACTCCGCAGGTGAGCAGTGAAAATGCCTCTGTGAAGATTGAAACCACCGTAAAAAATGACGGGGAAAAGCAGGATTTCACGCTCAAAACAGAAATTTACAGCCCTGATGGCGAGAAAATAAAAGAGGTTTCAACTGAGAAAACCGCCCGCTTCAAGCAGAAGCTCAAGATAAATCAGCAGCTTGAGATTGATTCGCCAGAGCTCTGGTCAACCACGGCGCCCCATCTCTACAAGGCCGTAAGCATCGTTTCTGCCGGCGGGAACACCCAAAGCACCCGCGAAACAAGATTCGGCATACGCAGATTGAGGTTTGATGCAGAAGAAGGTTTCTTTCTCAACGGCGAGAATATGGATTTCAAGGGCGTATGCCTTCATCACGAAGCAGGCACTCTCGGGGCGGCTGTTCCGAAAGGAGTATGGCAGAGGCGGCTTGAAAACCTCAGGCAGATTGGCTGCAACGCGATAAGAACCGCACATAACCCGCCTTCGCCGGAATTTCTCGATATCTGCGATGAGCTCGGATTTCTCGTGATGGATGAGTTTGTGGATAAATGGGAGAATGAGAAATTTGCCGATGAACACTTCCGCGATGAGTGGCGGGATAACTACCTCAGCACCATCAAAAGAGACAGAAATCACCCCTGCGTTGTTATATGGAGCGTGGGAAATGAGAATCTCCCAGCAGGGAGCAAAGAGCAGAACGGATACCTCAAAATGCTGGGCGGTTTTGTTAGATACCACGACCCCACGAGGCCTGTGGTTTCGGGTATGCGAAGAGGCGGAGATTACAACGTTGAGAAGAAAGTGCAGAATATTCTAAAGTCTTGCGAGTATATGGATCTTATCGCCCTCAACTACGGCGAGCAGTGGGCGGATGAGCTGGCAGAGACCAATCCCGATAAGCCGTTTGTGAGCACTGAATCCTACACATATTTCAACAGCAGCGATAAGAGGCGTTATGCTAAGATTGAGAGCGCACCTTGGCTCGATGCCGCTCGCAGCGATTTTAACACAGGGGTTTTCCTCTGGACAGGTATTGATTATCTGGGCGAATCAGGCTGGCCGAAAATCGGTTCAAGCGCAGGTCTTTTCGATATCGCAGGCTTCAGAAAGACAAAATCTTACCTTTATGAGGCGTTCTGGTCTGATAATAAGAGCGTATATGCAGCGGTTTACCAGCAGGACCCGGACGACTTCTCGAAAATAGGGCAGTGGGGCTGGCCTAATCTCACTGAAAGCTGGAATTTTGAAGGCAAGGAAAAAGTTGATCTTGCTGTATATTCTAATTGTGAAAAAACAGCGATCTATGTGAACGATAAGAAAATCGAAGAGAAAAAGCTTGCCGATTTTCCGAACGGTATAATCAAGTTTAGAGGCGTTCCTTACGAGAAAGGCGTTTTGAGGGCAGAAGGAATCGAAAACGGCAAAGAAGTTTGCAGCTATGAACTGAAAACCACAGGCGAGCCCGCAGAAATACGGCTTACAGCCGAAGATACCCCCCGTGAAGACGGAATATGCCACATAAAGGCTGAGGTTCTGGATTCTCAGGGCAGGCTTGTAAAAAATGCCGGAAATGAAATCGAATTCAGCGCAACAGGCGGCGGAGAGGTTCTCTCCCTTTCAAACGGCGATCTGAAGTGCCTCAGAAGCTTTACGGAAACAGAGTCTTGGCCGGCATACAAGGGCAGATGCCTTTGTATAGTGCGGATGGAAGGCGGAGAGCCGCTTAAGCTGAAAGCCCGTTCTGAAGGGCTCAAGCCCGGCGAGATTCAGGTATCTTCCGCCTCTTCCGGCGAGAAGGATTGA
- the rplM gene encoding 50S ribosomal protein L13: MKSFMAKEGQVERKWLLIDAEDKVLGRLAAEIAPILMGKNKPTYTPHVDTGDYVVVVNADKIKLTGRKQEIKFYDHYTRYPGGRKIVPFSEMISKKPDEVVKLAVKRMLPKNNLGDAMLKKLKVYAGKEHGHEAQKPEKLEL, from the coding sequence ATGAAAAGTTTTATGGCAAAAGAGGGGCAGGTGGAGCGCAAATGGCTTCTGATTGATGCAGAAGACAAGGTGCTCGGCCGTCTGGCAGCAGAGATAGCCCCGATACTGATGGGCAAAAACAAGCCTACATATACCCCCCACGTTGATACAGGGGATTATGTTGTGGTTGTTAATGCCGATAAGATTAAGCTTACCGGACGCAAGCAGGAAATTAAATTCTACGATCACTACACCAGATATCCGGGCGGCAGGAAGATCGTTCCTTTCAGCGAAATGATCAGCAAGAAGCCTGATGAGGTGGTTAAGCTTGCTGTAAAAAGGATGCTTCCTAAGAACAATCTCGGCGATGCTATGCTTAAGAAGCTGAAAGTTTATGCCGGCAAGGAGCACGGACATGAAGCACAGAAGCCGGAAAAGTTGGAATTATAA
- the rpsI gene encoding 30S ribosomal protein S9 — MNENTQTPLIDPSIAGQSDAQAVQGSSQQKKAKPDKGGFFWGVGRRKSSVARVRIKPGSGKLTINDKKLKEFFRLQQDQEAVLAPLKECDAMKSFDVFINVEGGGTTGQAGAALLGLARAMANYDESSFAKPLRDARLLTRDGRMKERKKPGQPGARRRFQFSKR; from the coding sequence ATGAATGAAAATACACAAACCCCGCTCATTGATCCATCAATAGCAGGCCAGAGCGATGCTCAGGCAGTGCAGGGTTCTTCTCAGCAGAAGAAGGCAAAGCCGGATAAAGGCGGATTTTTCTGGGGCGTAGGGAGAAGAAAAAGCTCTGTAGCCCGCGTAAGGATCAAACCGGGTTCAGGAAAACTTACAATAAACGACAAGAAGCTCAAAGAATTCTTCAGGCTCCAGCAGGATCAGGAAGCAGTTCTCGCACCGCTGAAAGAATGCGATGCGATGAAGAGCTTTGATGTTTTTATCAATGTCGAAGGCGGCGGCACTACTGGACAGGCCGGCGCTGCTCTTTTGGGTCTTGCAAGAGCCATGGCAAACTACGACGAATCTTCATTCGCAAAACCTCTGCGTGATGCACGCCTGCTCACAAGAGACGGGAGAATGAAAGAACGTAAGAAACCGGGTCAGCCGGGAGCAAGAAGAAGATTCCAGTTCTCAAAACGTTAA
- a CDS encoding 4-phosphoerythronate dehydrogenase, with translation MKILADKHIPFIEKALEGLGEALIKHGRDMSPSDFKDIDAYLGRSVRKLGEEELAASTVQFASTASVGTDHVDKDYLESHGIAFASAAGCNAVSVADYVTASLLNLACTRGFSLQGKSIGIVGAGNVGSRVARRCRGLGMDVILNDPPLRRASGDEKYRPIDEILGCDFISFHTPLIRSGVDKTLHYFSNDFASEIRPGAVLINTSRGAVADTEAVLKALDSGRLSDAVIDVWEGEPDIPARLLKKAFIATPHIAGHAIEAKVRAMRMVVNAMCSHFQLSRRVDEKDFLPRPDVEKIKIGRAGSIECRLNQAVKKVYDIEKDDSSLREILSVHKDKRPEFFDRLRRDYPVRREFSTVKSVSAPEDAAALCKAVFPPPER, from the coding sequence ATGAAGATCTTAGCAGACAAACACATTCCCTTCATTGAGAAGGCACTTGAGGGACTGGGCGAGGCGTTAATCAAACACGGCCGCGATATGAGCCCTTCAGATTTCAAGGATATCGATGCCTATCTTGGAAGAAGTGTAAGAAAGCTCGGCGAAGAAGAGCTTGCCGCCAGCACTGTCCAATTTGCCTCCACGGCTTCCGTTGGCACTGATCACGTAGATAAGGATTACCTCGAATCGCATGGCATAGCGTTCGCCTCTGCCGCAGGCTGCAATGCCGTGAGCGTAGCCGATTACGTTACTGCTTCGCTTCTCAATCTCGCCTGCACAAGGGGCTTCTCGCTTCAGGGAAAGTCTATCGGGATAGTCGGAGCGGGGAACGTTGGCTCAAGGGTGGCACGCAGGTGCAGAGGGCTTGGTATGGATGTGATTCTCAACGACCCGCCCCTCAGAAGAGCTTCGGGAGATGAAAAATATCGTCCGATAGATGAAATTCTCGGCTGCGATTTTATCTCTTTCCATACCCCGCTTATACGCTCGGGCGTTGATAAAACACTGCATTATTTCAGTAATGATTTTGCATCTGAAATACGGCCGGGTGCAGTCCTTATAAACACCTCAAGAGGCGCTGTCGCTGATACCGAGGCAGTATTGAAAGCCCTTGATTCGGGCAGGCTGAGCGATGCGGTCATAGATGTGTGGGAAGGCGAGCCGGACATACCTGCAAGGCTTCTGAAAAAGGCCTTTATAGCTACCCCTCATATCGCAGGCCACGCTATTGAGGCAAAAGTGCGGGCTATGAGGATGGTGGTTAATGCTATGTGCAGCCATTTCCAGCTCTCAAGGAGAGTGGACGAAAAAGACTTCCTTCCGCGTCCAGATGTGGAGAAGATCAAAATCGGCCGAGCAGGCAGTATAGAATGCCGTCTTAATCAAGCTGTTAAGAAGGTTTATGATATTGAAAAAGATGACAGCTCACTTCGTGAAATTCTCTCTGTCCATAAGGATAAACGCCCGGAGTTTTTCGACAGGCTCCGCAGGGATTATCCTGTAAGAAGGGAATTCAGCACGGTAAAGAGCGTTTCAGCACCAGAGGATGCTGCTGCATTGTGCAAAGCGGTTTTCCCGCCGCCTGAGAGATAA
- a CDS encoding aldose epimerase family protein — protein sequence MLLRKLSILSLALCVLVLSSCTETQKNDSPKKCPKQSLKPSVEKSFFGTTKDGQKVYEYVLDNGKGMDAGIITYGGVMTYLNVPDKNGKSGDILLGFDNLKDFEEKSDYFNALIGRYGNRIAKGKFELNGKTYTLATNNGENHLHGGDRGFDKRVWSATHSVTEDAANLTLTYLSKDGEEGYPGNLRCVVTYSITTGNELVIDYKAETDKATPVNLTQHNYYNLDGQGSGKILDHKLMINASQMTPVDEGLIPTGEIVDVYGPFDFTEPKKIGKHINSADIQMKYGKGYDHNFVLDKGKGMGLAAKVYEPDSGRIMEVWTEEPGLQFYSGNFLDGTIVGKEGKRYVQRCAFCLETQHFPDSPNKPQFPSTILKPGEVYNTKTIYKFKTK from the coding sequence ATGCTGTTGCGTAAACTTTCAATCTTATCATTAGCGCTTTGCGTTTTAGTGCTTTCATCATGCACTGAAACCCAGAAGAACGACTCACCCAAGAAATGCCCCAAACAGAGTCTTAAGCCTTCTGTTGAGAAGAGCTTCTTCGGCACCACCAAAGACGGGCAGAAGGTGTACGAATACGTGCTCGATAACGGCAAAGGTATGGATGCCGGAATTATTACCTACGGCGGGGTAATGACGTATCTCAACGTGCCGGATAAGAACGGCAAAAGCGGTGATATCCTCTTGGGCTTCGATAATCTCAAGGATTTCGAGGAGAAGAGCGATTACTTCAACGCCCTTATCGGAAGATACGGCAACCGTATTGCCAAGGGCAAGTTTGAGCTGAACGGCAAAACATACACCCTCGCCACAAACAACGGCGAAAACCACCTCCACGGCGGGGACAGGGGCTTCGATAAGCGTGTGTGGTCTGCTACGCATTCAGTAACTGAAGATGCTGCAAACCTCACTCTCACCTACCTCAGCAAAGACGGAGAGGAAGGATACCCGGGCAACCTCCGCTGCGTTGTAACTTATTCTATCACTACCGGCAATGAGCTGGTAATAGATTACAAGGCCGAAACGGACAAGGCTACGCCTGTGAACCTCACCCAGCATAACTACTACAACCTTGATGGACAGGGCAGCGGGAAAATCCTCGACCATAAACTTATGATAAATGCTTCACAAATGACGCCTGTGGATGAAGGGCTTATCCCCACCGGCGAGATCGTGGATGTTTATGGGCCTTTCGATTTTACAGAGCCGAAGAAAATCGGCAAACACATAAACTCTGCTGATATACAGATGAAATACGGCAAAGGCTACGACCACAACTTTGTGCTCGATAAAGGCAAGGGTATGGGTCTTGCGGCCAAGGTTTACGAGCCTGACAGCGGCAGAATTATGGAAGTTTGGACAGAAGAGCCAGGCCTTCAGTTCTACAGCGGCAATTTCCTTGATGGAACAATCGTGGGCAAGGAAGGCAAAAGATACGTTCAGAGATGCGCTTTCTGTCTTGAAACGCAGCACTTCCCAGACTCACCAAACAAACCTCAGTTCCCCTCAACTATCCTGAAGCCTGGAGAGGTTTACAACACAAAAACTATTTACAAATTCAAAACTAAATAA